A stretch of DNA from Nitrospinota bacterium:
GGGAATAACTTCCTTCACTGCGGGAAGGTTGCCCAGATTGATTATGGCGACCGCGTTGCGGCCGGCCTCCAAGAGCTCCTCCACCTCCTGCCTGGGGGTGCCGTAGGACATGCCGAAGAGAAAATCCTTCCATTCGAGGAACTCACCGGCCTCGGCCATGCGACGGAACTCCTCGGGGGGGACGAAGCGGTAATTGTCTTCCGCATCATCGCCGGGCCGCTGCTCGCGGGTGGTGCAGCGCCTGACGTGGATGAGGCCCAAGGATGGATCGGCCTCCAGGGCGTGCAGGATGGTCGATTTACCCGACCCGCTGGGCCCGTCAATTACTAAGAGCTTTCCCCGCTTGGCCACGATGCTGACCCTTTTCATAAGGGATGACCCTGGGCGTCAAGTAACGTGGCCCATTTTACCC
This window harbors:
- a CDS encoding ATP-binding cassette domain-containing protein, whose product is MKRVSIVAKRGKLLVIDGPSGSGKSTILHALEADPSLGLIHVRRCTTREQRPGDDAEDNYRFVPPEEFRRMAEAGEFLEWKDFLFGMSYGTPRQEVEELLEAGRNAVAIINLGNLPAVKEVIPDAVGIFISTDLGDLERRLRSRGNHTEEQIAERLGNAAASVQLQPLYDYVVSNDEGRLEACLREVRHIVASHLGLSSKDE